Proteins encoded within one genomic window of Pseudomonas cannabina:
- the dgoD gene encoding galactonate dehydratase, whose product MRESTRETTPMKITKLTTFIVPPRWCFLKVETDEGVVGWGEPVVEGRAHTVAAAVEELSDYLIGKDPRNIEDIWTVLYRGGFYRGGAIHMSALAGIDQALWDIKGKALGVSVSDLLGGQVRDKIRVYSWIGGDRPADTARAAKEAVERGFTAVKMNGTEELQFLDTFDKVDLALANVAAVRDAVGPNVGIGVDFHGRVHKPMAKVLMKELDAYKLMFIEEPVLSENYEALKELAPLTSTPIALGERLFSRWDFKRVLSEGYVDIIQPDASHAGGITETRKIANMAEAYDVALALHCPLGPIALAACLQLDAVCYNAFIQEQSLGIHYNESNDLLDYIKHPEVFDYDKGMVKIPNGPGLGIEINEEYVIERAAIGHRWRNPIWRHADGSFAEW is encoded by the coding sequence ATAAGAGAATCAACAAGAGAAACCACACCCATGAAAATCACCAAACTCACCACGTTCATCGTTCCGCCGCGCTGGTGCTTCCTCAAGGTCGAGACTGACGAGGGCGTTGTCGGCTGGGGCGAGCCGGTGGTCGAAGGCCGCGCGCATACCGTGGCCGCTGCCGTGGAAGAGCTGTCCGATTACCTGATTGGCAAGGACCCGCGCAACATCGAAGACATCTGGACCGTGCTGTATCGCGGCGGCTTCTACCGCGGCGGCGCGATCCACATGAGTGCACTGGCCGGTATCGATCAGGCGTTGTGGGACATCAAGGGCAAGGCGCTGGGTGTTTCGGTGAGTGACCTGCTGGGTGGTCAGGTGCGCGACAAGATTCGTGTGTACTCGTGGATCGGCGGCGATCGCCCTGCCGATACGGCGCGGGCGGCCAAAGAGGCGGTCGAGCGCGGTTTTACGGCGGTGAAAATGAACGGCACCGAGGAGCTGCAATTTCTCGATACTTTTGACAAGGTCGATCTGGCGCTGGCCAACGTCGCTGCCGTGCGTGACGCGGTGGGGCCGAATGTCGGCATCGGCGTGGACTTCCACGGCCGTGTTCACAAGCCGATGGCCAAAGTGCTGATGAAAGAGCTGGACGCGTACAAGCTGATGTTCATCGAAGAGCCGGTGCTCAGCGAAAACTACGAGGCGCTAAAAGAACTGGCACCGCTGACCAGTACGCCGATTGCCTTGGGCGAACGGCTGTTCTCGCGCTGGGACTTCAAGCGCGTGCTGAGCGAAGGTTATGTCGACATCATCCAGCCGGATGCGTCGCATGCGGGCGGTATCACCGAAACCCGCAAGATCGCCAACATGGCCGAAGCTTACGACGTCGCGCTGGCGCTGCATTGCCCGCTGGGGCCGATTGCGCTGGCGGCGTGCCTGCAACTGGACGCGGTTTGCTACAACGCCTTCATCCAGGAACAAAGCCTCGGTATTCACTACAACGAAAGCAACGACCTGCTGGATTACATCAAGCATCCGGAAGTGTTCGACTACGACAAAGGCATGGTCAAGATCCCCAACGGGCCGGGTCTGGGCATCGAAATCAACGAAGAATACGTCATCGAACGCGCCGCCATCGGCCACCGCTGGCGCAACCCGATCTGGCGTCATGCGGATGGCAGTTTTGCGGAGTGGTAG
- a CDS encoding 2-dehydro-3-deoxygalactonokinase, protein MQAQLIALDWGTTSLRAYRLGEHGQVLEQRALSAGIMQLPTTPRLISGQLCSDGFELAFDQACGDWLDAEPGLPVIACGMVGSAQGWREAAYRETPASVNELSAALQTVRSQSGVTVHIIPGVLQRATLPNVMRGEETQVLGVLAGLDAQVDGQPLLIGLPGSHSKWVQVTRGRIVHFDTFMTGEVYAALCAHTLLGRTMQPADAFDDQAFDRGLSIALSDAGAAGPLSTIFSTRTLGLTGQLGASAQPDYLSGLLIGHELGSIARLHLHTHEHLPAVILIGSEALCARYQRGLAVCGFPKVTLAEQATERGLWQVAVQAGLIARRSSQHIREV, encoded by the coding sequence ATGCAGGCGCAATTGATCGCACTCGATTGGGGGACCACCTCCCTTCGTGCTTATCGACTTGGCGAACATGGCCAGGTGCTGGAACAGCGCGCGCTTAGCGCGGGCATCATGCAGCTACCAACCACGCCGCGCCTGATTTCCGGGCAACTGTGCAGCGATGGCTTTGAACTGGCGTTCGATCAGGCTTGCGGCGACTGGCTTGACGCCGAGCCGGGCCTGCCGGTAATTGCCTGCGGCATGGTCGGCAGCGCGCAGGGGTGGCGCGAGGCGGCGTATCGGGAAACCCCGGCCAGCGTCAACGAGCTGAGCGCGGCGCTGCAAACGGTGCGCAGCCAGAGTGGCGTGACCGTGCATATCATTCCGGGCGTGCTGCAACGCGCGACCCTGCCCAACGTCATGCGTGGCGAAGAAACCCAGGTACTTGGCGTGCTGGCCGGGCTCGACGCCCAGGTCGACGGCCAGCCGCTGCTGATCGGGCTGCCGGGCAGCCATTCGAAATGGGTGCAGGTGACCCGCGGGCGTATCGTTCACTTCGATACCTTCATGACCGGGGAGGTCTACGCCGCCTTGTGTGCGCACACCCTTCTTGGGCGCACCATGCAACCCGCCGATGCGTTCGATGATCAGGCGTTCGATCGCGGCTTGTCGATTGCCCTGTCAGATGCGGGTGCTGCCGGACCGCTCTCCACCATATTCAGCACCCGAACGCTCGGCCTGACCGGGCAACTGGGCGCCAGCGCGCAGCCTGACTACCTGTCCGGCCTGCTGATCGGCCATGAGCTGGGCAGCATTGCCAGGCTGCATTTGCATACCCATGAACACTTGCCTGCGGTGATCCTCATCGGCAGCGAAGCGCTGTGCGCGCGTTACCAGCGGGGGCTGGCGGTCTGCGGCTTTCCCAAGGTCACCCTTGCCGAACAGGCCACCGAGCGCGGCCTGTGGCAGGTCGCGGTTCAGGCGGGCCTGATTGCGCGCCGGTCATCCCAACACATTCGAGAGGTTTGA
- a CDS encoding 2-dehydro-3-deoxy-6-phosphogalactonate aldolase, which translates to MLKQALKENGLVAILRGLRPEEAPAMGDVLYEAGFRVIEVPLNSPQPFDSIRLLRQQLPADCLIGAGTVLTPEQVTQVKDAGGQVIVMPHSDAKVLRAAKAAGLFLSPGVATPTEAFAALAEGADVLKLFPAEQMSPAVVKAWLAVLPKGTILLPVGGISPDNMKVFLDAGVKGFGLGSGLFKPGMSAADVAERAKAYVAAWKQHTAGLAD; encoded by the coding sequence ATGCTCAAGCAAGCATTGAAGGAAAACGGTCTGGTCGCGATTCTGCGCGGGCTGCGACCCGAAGAAGCACCGGCGATGGGCGACGTGCTGTACGAAGCCGGTTTTCGGGTTATCGAAGTGCCGCTCAATTCTCCGCAGCCGTTCGACAGCATTCGCTTGCTGCGTCAGCAACTGCCTGCCGATTGCCTGATCGGCGCGGGCACGGTGCTGACCCCGGAGCAGGTGACGCAGGTCAAGGATGCCGGAGGGCAGGTGATCGTCATGCCGCACAGCGATGCGAAAGTTTTGCGCGCCGCCAAGGCTGCCGGGCTGTTCCTGTCACCGGGCGTGGCAACACCGACCGAGGCCTTCGCTGCACTGGCCGAGGGGGCCGATGTGCTCAAGCTGTTTCCGGCCGAGCAGATGTCGCCTGCGGTGGTCAAGGCGTGGCTGGCGGTATTGCCGAAAGGCACGATCCTGCTGCCGGTCGGGGGTATTTCGCCGGACAACATGAAGGTGTTCCTTGATGCGGGCGTAAAAGGCTTCGGCCTCGGCTCCGGGCTGTTCAAGCCGGGCATGAGCGCTGCTGACGTTGCCGAGCGGGCCAAGGCTTACGTAGCTGCCTGGAAGCAACACACCGCAGGGCTCGCAGACTGA
- a CDS encoding MFS transporter, producing the protein MRTRAMEGAASLVTPRPSRKRFFIMVLLFITVVINYLDRSNLSIAAPALTAELGLDTVHVGLIFSAFGWTYAAMQLPGGWLVDRVPPRILYTAALLLWSLATIMLGFAASFIALFVLRMAVGALEAPAYPINSRVVTTWFPERERATAIGVYTSGQFVGLAFLTPVLAWLQAHYGWHMVFVATGGVGALWALIWYMVYREPRDFKGVNQQEIDLIKEGGGLVDIQTDAEKQKQGFSWLDLGIVLSKRKLWGIYLGQFCLNSTLWFFLTWFPTYLVKYRGMDFIKSGLLASLPFLAAFVGVLCSGFFSDWLIRRGHSVGFARKLPIIAGLLISTSIIGANFVDSTPLVITFLALAFFGNGLASITWSLVSTLAPARLLGLTGGTFNFIGNLAAIATPIVIGFLATGDSFAPAITYISALALLGALSYILLVGKVERIEL; encoded by the coding sequence ATGCGCACTCGAGCTATGGAAGGTGCGGCGTCGCTGGTGACGCCGAGGCCGAGCCGCAAGCGTTTCTTTATCATGGTGTTGCTTTTCATCACCGTGGTGATCAATTATCTGGACCGCAGCAACCTGTCGATCGCCGCCCCGGCACTGACCGCCGAACTGGGCCTTGATACGGTGCACGTCGGGCTGATCTTCTCGGCGTTCGGCTGGACCTACGCCGCCATGCAGTTGCCCGGTGGCTGGCTGGTCGACCGCGTGCCGCCGCGCATCCTTTACACCGCTGCGCTGCTGCTGTGGTCCCTCGCGACCATCATGCTCGGCTTTGCCGCCAGCTTCATCGCGCTGTTCGTGCTGCGCATGGCCGTCGGCGCGCTGGAGGCGCCGGCTTATCCAATCAACAGCCGCGTGGTGACCACCTGGTTTCCCGAGCGCGAGCGCGCCACGGCCATTGGCGTTTACACTTCCGGGCAGTTCGTCGGCCTGGCCTTTCTGACGCCGGTGCTGGCCTGGTTGCAGGCGCACTACGGCTGGCACATGGTGTTTGTCGCAACGGGTGGCGTTGGGGCGTTGTGGGCGTTGATCTGGTACATGGTGTACCGCGAGCCACGTGACTTCAAAGGCGTCAACCAGCAGGAGATCGACCTCATCAAAGAGGGCGGCGGGCTGGTGGATATCCAGACTGATGCTGAAAAGCAGAAGCAGGGTTTCAGCTGGCTGGACTTGGGCATCGTGCTGAGCAAGCGCAAGCTGTGGGGGATCTACCTGGGGCAATTCTGCCTGAACTCCACGCTGTGGTTCTTCCTGACCTGGTTCCCGACCTACCTGGTGAAATACCGGGGTATGGACTTCATCAAGTCCGGACTGTTGGCTTCGCTGCCGTTTCTGGCGGCCTTCGTCGGCGTGTTGTGCTCGGGATTCTTCTCCGACTGGCTGATCCGCCGCGGCCACAGTGTAGGCTTTGCCCGCAAATTGCCGATCATTGCCGGGCTGCTGATTTCAACGTCGATCATCGGCGCCAACTTTGTCGATTCCACGCCGCTGGTCATTACCTTTCTGGCCTTGGCGTTCTTTGGCAACGGCCTTGCGTCGATCACCTGGTCGCTGGTCTCGACCTTGGCTCCGGCGCGCCTGCTGGGCCTGACCGGTGGCACGTTCAATTTCATCGGCAACCTGGCGGCCATCGCCACGCCGATCGTGATCGGCTTTCTGGCAACCGGCGACTCGTTTGCGCCCGCCATCACCTACATCTCGGCGCTGGCGCTGCTGGGTGCGCTGTCTTACATCCTGCTGGTAGGAAAAGTCGAGCGTATCGAGCTCTGA